In Candidatus Hydrogenedentota bacterium, the sequence GATTGACCGGGTGATGCGGGCGTTCCGGTTGCGGGCCAATGCGGAGAAGTATTTCCTGCATGAGGACCGAATTCCCCCCGAATTGCTGGCCTCGTTGGACGCGTTTGTCGCGGGCGTCAACCGGTTCATGAAAGACGGCCCGTTGCCATTCGAGTTCAAGGTTCTGCGGATTCCGGAACGGCCGTTCACGAAAGTGGACTGCATGTCGGTGGCTGCGCTGTTGCCGATTACGTTTTCGGATGGGTTGCGCGAAGACCAATTGGCATCGATCCTGGCGCAGCGGTTTCCTGGGAAGAATACCGACGCGATGTTTCCCGGGTACTCCAAAGAGATTCCGGTTACCGTGATGGAAACGCTGGAGGAGGCCGAAGCCTACCTCAAGCAGACGGGGAGTGTGCCTTCGACTCCTGATGCGCCGTCCGAATCGGAACCTAGCCCCAAGCGTGAGCCGCTACCATCGGACGACACAGGCCAACTACAGGCGTTTCTGGAACCGTTGGCATGGATTTCGGAGCATTTCGGAGCGTCATTCGGAAGTAATTCGTGGGTGCTTGATCCGTCGCGGTCGGCTTCGGGCAAACCAATACTTGCCAACGATCCGCACATCGGGTTTACCAACCCGAGCATCTGGTTCGAGGCGCACGTGAAGGCGGGCGATTACGAGAATTACGGGTATTACTTCCCGCCGATCCCGATTGCGTTGTTGGGGCACAACAGCGACCGGGGCTGGGCCCTGACTATGTTCGCGAACGACGACGTGGATCTGTTTGTGGAAGAGTTCAAGCCGGACGAGCCCGGTAAGGTGAAGTACAAGGGCGAGTGGGTGGATGCGGAGACGATTCGCGAGACCATTCATGTACGGTTTGCCGAAGATCAGGTCTGCGATGTGCGTGTGACGCCGCATGGTCCGGTGATCACCGACTTCTTGAGCAACGCCTACGGTTACGATGGCCCGCCGGTGGCCATGTCGTGGGTCTGGCAGCAAAACGAATATACCGATCTGCTGGCCTTCTACAAGATGGGCCGCGCGCGGAACTACGAGGCGTTCGCGGAGGCCGTTCCACTCGTCACGTCGCCGGGGGTGAACATCTCCTACGCGGACAAGGAAGGGAACATTGCGTGGTGGGCGGCGGGTCGAATCGTGAAACGCGCGCCGACGGTAAACCCGAAACGGTTGCTGGACGGCGGGTCCGGCAAGGACGAGATTCTCGGGTTCCTGCCGTTTGAGCTGAACCCGCACCTCAAGAACCCGGAGTGCGGCTACATCGTGACCGCGAACAACATGAGCACCGTGAAACCGCTGGCGCCGGATGTGAGGTTGCAGGGGTACTGGCAGCCGACCGATCGTGCGGGGCGAATCGAGGAACTGGTTGGGCAGCGGTCGGATTGGACCATCGAGGCGTTAAAGGCGGTGCAGTTCGACGACACGATTCAGGCGAAAAAGACCGTGTTGCCCACGCTGCTGGAGACGTTGAAGCGATCGTCGCGCGATTTCGTACCGATTGAACAAGAAGTCGTGACTCTCTTGGAATCGTGGGACGGTTCGCATGGGATTACGTCGGTGGGTGGCGCTATCTACCAGAACTGGGTGGATTCCATAATCGATATGGGTGTGGGCGACGAAATCGGCGACAAACAGTTGAAACCCTACGGCATCCTTGCCGACCATTGGAACTTCTTCAAGGATTTCGTGCGCGACCCGAGTTCTGAATTCTGGGACGACGTGAATACGCCGGAGAAAGAGACTCGGGAGCAGATTGTGTATGCCGCGTTCAAAGACGCCATCGCTCGGTTGAGGTCGCAGTTCGGCGACGACGTATCCACGTGGACCTGGGGAAAGATCCACGTGATGGAGTTCAAGCATCCCTTTGGTCAACT encodes:
- a CDS encoding penicillin acylase family protein; this encodes MSQPERPPVKKRGILRRLFRGIVRLCQAALLLIIITGAWLYWQARASLPALDGKLVAPELSAPVKVTRDDWGVPHIEAETEPDAFFALGYTMAQDRLFQMELLRRIAQGELSEILGPLKMGAVSVPEIDRVMRAFRLRANAEKYFLHEDRIPPELLASLDAFVAGVNRFMKDGPLPFEFKVLRIPERPFTKVDCMSVAALLPITFSDGLREDQLASILAQRFPGKNTDAMFPGYSKEIPVTVMETLEEAEAYLKQTGSVPSTPDAPSESEPSPKREPLPSDDTGQLQAFLEPLAWISEHFGASFGSNSWVLDPSRSASGKPILANDPHIGFTNPSIWFEAHVKAGDYENYGYYFPPIPIALLGHNSDRGWALTMFANDDVDLFVEEFKPDEPGKVKYKGEWVDAETIRETIHVRFAEDQVCDVRVTPHGPVITDFLSNAYGYDGPPVAMSWVWQQNEYTDLLAFYKMGRARNYEAFAEAVPLVTSPGVNISYADKEGNIAWWAAGRIVKRAPTVNPKRLLDGGSGKDEILGFLPFELNPHLKNPECGYIVTANNMSTVKPLAPDVRLQGYWQPTDRAGRIEELVGQRSDWTIEALKAVQFDDTIQAKKTVLPTLLETLKRSSRDFVPIEQEVVTLLESWDGSHGITSVGGAIYQNWVDSIIDMGVGDEIGDKQLKPYGILADHWNFFKDFVRDPSSEFWDDVNTPEKETREQIVYAAFKDAIARLRSQFGDDVSTWTWGKIHVMEFKHPFGQLPLLDRIFNIGPFPASGGSQIVNNMLYPAGQHDYHVAAGPSTRRLIDFAHPDEAQTILPTGNSGNFMSPHYDDQAALFMKGEYRSIRMTPEQIARHTKHVMRFEPKG